atttacatataagAATATGGACCAAAATGCTTTCcattgaatttttttgtaatgttGTAATAGTTAtacttattttatcataCATATTAATtccatattaataataattaaaaaattttgttttattttattctctaTTAATctgaaatatatatcaaGAATGATAAAACTTATTAtacctttaaatttttatacaaactACAAAAtctattaatattatttgtttttccttattaataaatatgcacattattattttaattcttaatgaaatttatatattgaaatgatatattttaccaAATAATGGCAAAACATTTAACGGTATATATCTCTTTTGTTTATCCGCTATatctaataaataaaatatcgTGTACCATATaagttatattaaaaaattttaatattgtaAATGTTACACCATACATtgtatatacaatttttattttattttatcacagaaacaaaatataaataaatatacatcaATTTTCTATTACAATTATTTCGAACGTGGAGATAATGGATGTGAACAACATGATTTTTACACAACCATAAATGACGAATTAAATATACGTTATCAGCTTTACAAATTTCCAGAAATTtctgaaaaaattgtaagagctctttgttatatatataatagaagaaaaaatctcTCAGCTGATTTTAAAGAAGATTTTTGTtggtatttgtattattggTTAggtgataaaatatatcccGTAGTACATGATAAGAtcatattttcaaatattattaaaatgatttatGCAGAGCTATATAAGAATATTACAGAAGATTTTATAGTGTGTAGACATGTTTATTCCTCAATTAATCAAGATACCTTTAAGGATAATAAAATCATGTTTGATTATTCTGAGGATTATCAAAACATTAAGATTGATACTCCCCATGCTGAAACGACGTGTGATAAAGAGTATAAGAATTACATAAACAagtatattaatatgtataatcaGGTATATTCAGATTGCtataagggggaaaagaagaattTCGATTGTAACTATTTTTCTACATTATTCAAGGAAGACGATTACAGAACATTATCGTCATTCAGCTGTATACAAAGTGATAATGGTAGAGTATTTTCAGATGTGCAAGGAGGACCTGAAGAAGAACCATCTGCATTAGATCAATATGTTCTTCAGGCTACAGCAAGGGCTTCAGTTAGACATCCCCATTCAATAAGTTATTCCGGTTTATCCAGGAATCACAGTTCTAATAGTCCAGAAAATCTAGGAAGAATTGAAACTATTCCAGTAGAAGACACTGCTGAAGGTTCATCTTCAAAAACTATTGCGGGCTCAATTGTTCCAGTATTAGGagtttcttcattttctcttctattatataaagtaacTGAAGATATAATTTAGATTCACATAATTACGATTTACACGTACTTCCACTACTtctgataaaaaaatagataataagtctacatattttttcaatatattttatatacatccTTTATTGATTAGGTTACACCAGTTGGAGGATTTATAAACAGATTACTAGGAAGGAACGGAAATATGTACAATAATATAGTTCAAATGGATGAATTCAATCCATATAATGATGGAATGGATCCTGGCGGCAGAAGAATGAATATATCATATCATAGAATGTAAAGTAcattattctttatatagATATACTATTACTACAATTATCATAACCTATATTGTGTAATCACAGCAATAATCGCACTTTAATAGATCTCTTAAGCAATCAAATAAATGtttcaaaataatgaaacgaaaaatgtaaaataatttagtacatataaatatgtataatagtGATAgcattattaatattaacctaataattcatattataataatgttatCAAATTTATTAGTTTCAGtgtataaaatgaatatctttcataattttatatactaaCATTAAACAATATActaataaatgttattattacaaaatttatttaagaacaaatatttttttatccatttaatggtattattaatataacaatattgcgccatttataaataattcactatatttataaaaatatagtgTTAAGTATTCAATCTTAACataatgttaatttattatttaataggttctattaaaaaatataatatattatactgaATAGCAAATTTTCTATTATCACAAATCtaaaacattatattaattttatgttaataaaatattaatattcatGAAACctatattacatataaattgaACCTTATatgatagaaaaaatatagttcatatatgtttttctttttaataagaTTCTCCATTGTTATATACCAAAAACttaaattaacaattttttttattgtattaataaaataagtatttataaaataatattgcttgtaaaatattatttctagCAAATTCTTACAATAAATAtctaatatattattaaaatatatgccaTAAGTATATAATACAAGTATTATCCTTCTaatgtaattaaatatattattaacgAGACCATTAGTAAAACTTTATAAAAGGGATAAGAACCGTACcacattaataatattaacaagtatataaattatatcatctattttattattaatagcTACTATGCttgttgttaatttttactcattaacttatataatatatccattattatatttttttatattaaataatttttttggtgcaGATATTCTCTCTGAAAAGAAAACTAcacaataaatattttgatttaTTCAATATAAACA
This genomic stretch from Plasmodium vivax scf_4226 genomic scaffold, whole genome shotgun sequence harbors:
- a CDS encoding variable surface protein Vir27, truncated, putative (encoded by transcript PVX_150260A; Can't locate 5' start.), encoding FILSQKQNINKYTSIFYYNYFERGDNGCEQHDFYTTINDELNIRYQLYKFPEISEKIVRALCYIYNRRKNLSADFKEDFCWYLYYWLGDKIYPVVHDKIIFSNIIKMIYAELYKNITEDFIVCRHVYSSINQDTFKDNKIMFDYSEDYQNIKIDTPHAETTCDKEYKNYINKYINMYNQVYSDCYKGEKKNFDCNYFSTLFKEDDYRTLSSFSCIQSDNGRVFSDVQGGPEEEPSALDQYVLQATARASVRHPHSISYSGLSRNHSSNSPENLGRIETIPVEDTAEGSSSKTIAGSIVPVLGVSSFSLLLYKVTPVGGFINRLLGRNGNMYNNIVQMDEFNPYNDGMDPGGRRMNISYHRM